In Geotalea uraniireducens, one genomic interval encodes:
- the hoxE gene encoding bidirectional hydrogenase complex protein HoxE: protein MSQQKTQPESTLPKNLAADPRFLAVERTIKQYQFRADALIEVLHVAQEAFGYLSEELMSYVARQLKIPYSRVYGVATFYHFFSLEPRGKHSCVVCTGTACYVKRSSEIVARLEQEFDVRAGKTTADGALTLSTVRCLGSCGLAPVMVLDGETVGRCSSESAVAAVHVLIDSGRTPGSIAAEEQSRRKRRGGGA, encoded by the coding sequence GTGAGCCAGCAGAAAACCCAACCGGAAAGCACTCTGCCGAAAAATCTGGCCGCCGATCCCCGGTTTCTGGCGGTCGAGCGGACTATCAAGCAGTATCAGTTTCGGGCCGACGCCCTGATCGAAGTGCTGCATGTCGCCCAGGAGGCGTTCGGTTATCTCAGTGAAGAGTTGATGAGCTACGTCGCCCGCCAGCTGAAGATCCCTTACAGCCGCGTCTACGGCGTTGCCACCTTTTATCATTTCTTCTCCCTGGAGCCTCGTGGTAAGCACAGCTGCGTGGTCTGCACCGGCACCGCCTGTTACGTCAAGCGGTCCAGTGAAATTGTCGCCCGGCTGGAGCAGGAGTTCGACGTCAGGGCCGGCAAGACCACCGCCGACGGTGCTCTTACCCTTTCCACGGTGCGCTGCCTCGGCAGCTGCGGCCTGGCGCCGGTAATGGTCCTCGACGGTGAAACGGTGGGGCGCTGTTCGTCGGAAAGCGCGGTGGCGGCGGTTCATGTGCTCATCGACAGCGGCCGGACGCCGGGGAGTATCGCGGCCGAGGAGCAGTCCCGCCGCAAACGGCGCGGAGGCGGCGCATGA